A stretch of DNA from Nitrospira sp. KM1:
CATCCGCCGCAGCCCAGAGGACTTTTGCATTGTCGAGGCTACGTCTCGCCTGCTCGTCGCCCTCTCCCCGTAGCCGGATGAACTGTTGCGCCTCGAGTTCATAGCGAGCGGCCATGGAGCGCAGTTCTGCCGCCTGCGATCGGTATTTAAATACCGAATCCCCCGCCTCTCTCTGCGACATTCCTTTTACCACCTCATCATGTGGCGTTTCAGTGGCTTGATCGAGGCCCAGTGCGCATCCGCTCATCAGCATAACCACAAAGACCGCTCCCAAAACATTTTTAAAATATGACTCTCGTTTGTTCGTGGATAAGGTGCTCATGACTTCCTCCTCTCTTTTATCCCACTCTCCTCGCGCCTTGCTTTGTGAGGTACGCTTGGATTTTACCGGCTGCATGGCGATAAGTACAATTGATTATATTTCTAACTGTGATTTATATTTCTTATCATGTATTCCAAGATCAGCCTGTCATGACACTCACGGTGCTTCGCTACATCGTGGCAGTCGCGCAAGAACGCCATTTCGGCCGAGCGGCCGAGCGATGCTTCATCAGCCAGCCGGCCCTCAGTCTGGCGATTCAAAAACTGGAAGAAGAATTGAATGCCTCGCTTTTCGAACGTAAGAAAAGTGAGGTGACGCTCACCCCACTGGGTGAACAGATCGTCCAACAAGCCCAGCGTGTTCTGGAGGAAGCGGAGCAGATCACTCTGATTGCCGCACAAGGAAAGAATCAGCTGGTGGGCCGGCTCCGTCTGGGAGCGATATCGACCGTCGGCCCGTACATCCTGCCGGACCTCGTGACCGCCCTGCACAAGCGGGCGCCACAGATGCCGCTCGAAATCGAAGAGAATTTGACTGCCAATTTGACCCGCATGCTGAAAAGCGGAAAACTGGACGTCATCCTCATCGCGCTTCCCTTCGAAGAGCCGGGCATCATCTCGGAAGCGCTCTACGACGAACCTTTTAAAATGGTTGTTCCCGTCACCCACCCATGGGCGAAACGCTCCGAAGTGGATGCCAGAGAATTGTCCGGACAGGACGTCCTTCTGCCGCATGCCGGCCATTGCTTCCGTCAACAGGTCCTGGATAGCTGCCCGGATCTAAGCCGATCAGACGCAGAAGGCATTCAGGGCAACTCTCTTGAAACCATCCGGCAGATGGTGATTTCTGGATTAGGCATTACGGTGATGCCGACCAGCGCGCTGACGGCCAAATATCAGCACAAACGTCTTGTCGCCGTCCCTTTCATCAAGCCCGTCCCTCAGCGTCGGATCGGACTGGCCTGGCGAAGAGGATTCACACGTCCTGCTGCGCTGGAGGTCATCCGTCATGCCATGAGGACGTTGAAGATCCCGGCTCTGACGCCCATCTCATCCTCATAAATCTGAACAATCGCATACACCAGTCTCCGGACCGCCGGTCAATGGCCAAGTACCTTCATTTACGACGTTCCAGCAATGCCTCAAGTTGTGAGTGGTACACATGCGTCGCCTTGGTTAGAATGGCCGACGTCGGAGAATCTCAATCTACATTCGAACGGCCGTTCCGATGACACCATGATGCCGGTGAAAGATCGTCCGCGATGAGGGCAATTCCCGGTTGGGATCACCCGGGGCGACGACTGAGACCGTCGCTTCATCTATCTGCCGCACTGCTGTTCAGCACGGCGACGGGGTGTTCCTTTCTCATTCCCTCGACCAATCACACCACAGCCTCTGAGCGTCATTGCACCCCAGCGACCCCCGTCTCCTTTTCACGGGCTCAGGAATACGACTCCGCCGCCCCGCCGGAGGTCGAGACGGACATTCCGTTGTCTCCGCGGGCGCTGGAAGTCGCAAGCGTGATGGACGTGATGCCGATTCTGTCCAGCATGTCGAAGCTTCAATCCGCCGGAGAAACCAGAAGCATCGCATATTTGGAACTGCGGCAGGCATTGACCGACCGTCTGCTGCTGACGATGTTTGAGGTGTCGTCGGCCGTGGCCGAGATTGTGTGCGAACGCGACCGCGCAGACCAGGTTGCCGACCGTATGGAAGAGATCGACGCCGCCATGGTCAGAAAACTGACGCTGGTTTCAATCGTTGTCGGCGGGGTGGCAGCGGCCGTGTCGGGTGGAATCGGATTGGCCGGAGGAGCCAGCACGGCAAGCGACGCGGCGGCATTGGCAGGAGGCGTATTGGCCTCCGTGTTCGGAGGAACGGCGCTCTTTGCGACGTCCAAACAGGAGTTTCATCACGAGCGCAACCTTCTGAAAGAGGTATGGGACAATCCCCAACAATCCGCGGTCATTTCACCGGCCGTCTGGCGATACCTCCAAGCCCGTCATAAAGAACCTGAGACGACGGCACGCGGCGAAGTGGTCAATGCCTGGCAGCAGCAAGGCCGTCTTGGAGAGCAAGGGTCCTCAGTCCAGTCGCAACGCATCCCCTTATTCTTCGGACCTGGAGGGGTCTATACCGCAACAGATCTGCGGGCCAGAGCGTCGATGCTGGAAACCCTGGAAGCCCAGATCCAATTGCTGACCGAAGAGCTGGAATTGTTCCTTCGAGAGATCATGCAACTTCGATACGAAGAGGCGCTACAGGGTCAGCGGCCGTCACTCAATCGCGGATCGGCCGCCATAAAATGATGATGCGTACCTGATCACGCAGGCTTCAACGAGATCGGCGGAGCGCCATGATTGAATCGTCATTTTGTCTGCTTCCAGGAATCGGCCGCACGACAGAACGACGATTGTGGCGGCAAGGCATCCGTTCGTGGAATGATTTTCTTGGCACTCCGTCCATTGCGGGAATCAGCGCGACCCGCAAAACGTTATGGGACAAGAAGCTGCTGGAGGCTCACTACCATCGGACACGGGAAAACGCGAGGTATTTCGGCGTCACACTTCCAGGAAACGAACATTGGCGGCTCTACGAGTGGCTGCGATCCAGAACACTCTTTCTCGACATCGAAACCGACTCGTCGGGCCGCATCACCGTCGTGGGGTTGTATGGCCGCGGACGCTGCCTCTCGTTGGTTCGCGGGGAATCACTGACGCGACGCCGACTGTGCGACGAATTAACCGAGTACGGTCTGCTGGTGACCTTCAATGGAGCGAGCTTCGATCTCCCGATGTTGCTGAATCAATTCCCTACCCTGCCGCTGGATCAGCCACACATCGATCTCTGCCGGCTCGCCCGGCGGCTGGGATATCGCGGAGGGCTCAAAGCGGTTGAACGCCAATGCTCCATACAACGCAGGACCGATCTGCAAGGGCTGTCCGGACATGATGCCGTCTGTCTGTGGAACCGCTGGCGCTATGGCGGAGATTCCCTGGCACGGGAGCGCGTGGTGGCTTACAACGAAGCAGATTGCGTCAATCTGCAGCCTTTAGCCGATCGGATGTATTGTGAGATGGCGCGCGTCCTGACCGGAAGCGCCTGAGAATTCACGACCACCTCGGGCTAACCAAGCTCCGGAATCGTTTCCTGCCCGTGCCTGAATGGCGCCTCTCTTTCAGAACACGAGGCCGGGCATCTCTCGCAGCCTTTCGACTTTTGATGACTTGCGTCCGGAGTGCCTGTCGGGAGTATCATAGCTCCACGACAGCGCGGTGATGACCGTGAAGGAAAAGGAGTCCATGTCGATCGTCCACGTCAACGGCATCCCTCTCAACTATCGGGAGTCCGGCAACGGCAACGGCCCGACGATCGTGTTCGCGCCTTCACTTATCTGGAGCAGCGACGTGTACGATGAGTTGTTGGGTCCGCTCAAGGACGATTTTCATATCGTGGCATTGGAACTCCATGGCCACGGGCAAAGCGGATACAGGCTGGACATGACCTTGGAGGGCATCACCGAAGAATTCTCTCTTTTGCTGAAGCAACTGAACTTGCAGCGCCCTGCCTGGTTGGGCTGCTCGATCGGCGGAATGATCGGCATGCGTCTGGCCCTCGCGCATCCCGACGTCCTCGATTCGCTCATCCTTGTGGCAACGAGTGCGCGGCCGGACCCTTCTCAGATCAAAGGGGCGACCCTGCATCTGTGGAAAATGTTTCGCGACGGGCATCGCGGAGATATCGCAGACCCCGCGCTGAAACTCCTCTTCGCCGCACGCACGTTTAAAGAATGTCCTGATTTGATTGCCCGGTGCAGAGGCGAGCTGATCCGTACAAAAGATGCAGCAGGAATGTTCGCCGCGGCACTGGCAACCATCAATCGAACGGATATCAGCGGAGAGATCCACAAGATCAAGACACGGACGCTCGTCATCACAGGCCGTGAAGACCCTGCGGCAACGCCCGCTCAAGCGGACTTCATCGAGACACAGATTCCAGGTGCGGAGATGGCGATTATCGATGACGCCGGTCACATGGTCGCACTGGAAAAGCCCGGGGAAGTTGCCAAGTTGGTTCAGGGTTTTCTCGCAAAATCACAGTCATAAGCACCCATCAAGCGCAGCACCAACGGGCACGCGACACCTTCGAGCCCCCCAATCTTTCAAAGACTCAGGTTCGATCGAATATGTGCGACGATCTCATCCGGCGTATGATCGGCATCGACGGTGACGGCGTCGACCGGCTCTTCAAGCGTTTCAAACTGACTGGCCAGCAGGTTGCGGTTCATGAAATGTCCTCTCCGCAGGGCCAATCGTTTTTCAATGAGCGCAAAATCCCCTTTGAGATAGATGAACCGGACATGGTCCGCTGCGCCCTCGATCATGGTTTTCCGGTAACCGGCTTTCAAGGCCGAGCAGGCCAAGACACCGTTCCGGCCCTGCTTCACCCATCCGATGATCACCTGCCTGATCGCCTTCAACCAGAGCCTTCGATCCTCGTCTGTTAATGCTCGACCACGTGTCAACTTGTCCAGATTATCGGCAGAGTGTAAGTCGTCCGCATCTTGAAACTCCCAGCCCAATACGCGAGACAAGCGAAATCCAATGGTGGTTTTTCCCGATCCGGATACGCCAATCAAGATAATGACTTGAGGTTTCAAAGCCATGCGGAACACCAATGGAGAAAAATCTTTCAGGTTACAAAGGAGAGATTCAACGGGAGACCTTGACCAGGCCATCTCTGGATCGCCGATCAATAGGCAAGGGGAAGGAGTTCCGCCGTTTCCGCCCGTAAGACTGCGCGAATCCTATTCTCCAGCTGCAGATAGCGAGCGGTTTTAGCCCAGGGTAGCACCTTGCCGATCTTGTTCGCATAGGCGCGGTTGAGTGTGAATTCACCCTCCTGGATGGACAGCGCTTCGTCCAGAAGCTTCTTGGCGGTCTCGTCCGGAATGGGACCCTTGACGAACGCTGTAGAATATTCCTTGATGTTTTTATCCATCCGCCCAGTCAACTGCTCCAGCTCTTTTTGATACTCTTCGTACAGAGGCCAGAACTGCTTCCCTTCCCCGTCGGTAAGTTCCATATTATTGACTATCAACGTTTTCTTGTTCGCTCTGATCATTTGAAGAAGAAACTCCTGGTCGGGAACCGCATCAGAACCCGCCCGGGTCTGAGCGAGGTCGGCCACAGCCAGCATGAGACCGCCAAGAAACAGGAATACGATCAGCTTGTTCATACAGTTCCTCCTTTTACCCTTCCGGCCCCTCTCGGGATATCCACGTCACTCCCTTCCGGTTTCGACATGTTGCATGAGCCGACAAGGCTCCGGATCCTTGCAGATCCGCTGGAGAGATCAAATAGAGTCTCGCACGAAGATGTTGTAGATGAATCGCCAGAGAAGAATGGGAATGCCTTACCGATTACGACAAGATTCATTGTGTCGTGAGAACACCGATGATGAAGAAATGCTATATCCGACGCAGGATTCGGTCAAGCCCGGGAAGCATGCACCGAAACTTTCGACGTTGAGGCATCTTGTTTAGGCGACCTGCCACCTTTTTCTGCTGGACAAATCACTTCGTCGAACCATTAAGGCGATCGCTTGAAGATACTTCCGTAAGCCGCTGACCGTGATCCTTCACCTCGATGGAATTTTTTGCAAGACACGTATTCCTACTTGCTTTCTCTTGTGGCTTTTTCGTAATGTTCCGTTGTCGTCTCGTTCAGGAGAATGACGGTGCCCGACTTTTAAGCCGTCCTTCGTGTTTACCTGTCTAGTCGGCGAACGCATCACGCTACCGACCTCAGTGCCGCTACACCTTGGCGTGTGATCCCAAATAGTGCGTGCAACCGGCTTCTGACTGCCGCGCCGGTAATCGCAGGTTGTTTAGTACACGAAATCCCTTGTTGGACAAAGCAACGCATGCGAGCCGTAGCTTCATTCCCGTGCAGTTCATAAACGTGGATATGCGCTCAACTTATTAAACCAAGGAAAAGTCATCATGCTCTTCAGGCGAAATTCGATATTCACCGTCTTACTCGCGATCGTGTATATTGTACAAGCCGCCTGCAGCAGCGGTGGAGATGATTCTTCCGCCCCTTCCGGCCCTTCCGGACCTGCACCCGCCGGCCCTGTGGCCCCAACAGTGACTTCCTCCGTCAACCAGGGTGGCGTCAACGAACCTCTGAATTTGCAGCTCAATGCTTCTGGAACCGGTCCCTTCACATGGGAATTGACCACCGCTCAGACCTCGTTGCCGGCCGGAGTGACATTGCAATCGTCCGGTCTGTTGAGCGGCACTCCAACCCAAGAGGGGCAGTTCCCGTTCTCGGTGAAGGTGACCGGCCAGGGCGGGTCGACCACGAAAGATCTGAAACTGACCACGCTGGGGTCGACCTTTCGGGCTTCGGTTGTGAATGCGACCACCACGCCGGGGCCGGTGGCCGAAGCCAATGGTGCCAGCGGGGCCGATGCGAGAAGCTTCGATCCAGGAATCAGCGCGGACGGACGGTACGTGGTGTTCGATTCGGCCGCGAGTAATCTGACCCCGGGACTGAATCCCGGAGGGAAGCTCCAAGTCTACCTCTATGACCGCCTGACCGGGTTAGTCGAAATGGTCTCCGTGTCTTCCACGGGCACTCCCGGCAATGAAAACAGTATCGTGGCGACCGTGAGCCAGGACGGCAACGTTGTCGTGTTCGACTCCTTTGCCAACAATCTGGTCGCCGGGGATACGAATGGATCGCGCGACGTCTTCGTGCGTAATCGGGCGGCGAATACAACCGTACGGATCTCTCAGTTAGCGAGTGGAGAAGCCCCCTGCCCGAACCCGAACCCCGATTGCAACAGCTTTGATCCGTCGATCAGCGATGATGGCTCGGTGATTGCGTTCGGATCGCTTCGACAGCTTGCGGCGAGCGATACGGATGACGAAGCGGATGTGTATCTGTACACAGGATCGACCACATTGACGCGCCTGACCCCTGGGGTCGGAGGTCCCCCGGCAGGGCTTGCAGGAAGCCCAAGTGTCAGCGGCAACGGCAGGTTCGTCGCGTTCGCTTCAGCGAAAGAAAATTTGATCGCAGGGGATACCGCCGACGGGGTCAGCGATATCTTTGTTTATACGGTCGGGACCGGGGCGCTGCGTAAAATTTCATCTGCGCCGGGTG
This window harbors:
- a CDS encoding ribonuclease H-like domain-containing protein → MIESSFCLLPGIGRTTERRLWRQGIRSWNDFLGTPSIAGISATRKTLWDKKLLEAHYHRTRENARYFGVTLPGNEHWRLYEWLRSRTLFLDIETDSSGRITVVGLYGRGRCLSLVRGESLTRRRLCDELTEYGLLVTFNGASFDLPMLLNQFPTLPLDQPHIDLCRLARRLGYRGGLKAVERQCSIQRRTDLQGLSGHDAVCLWNRWRYGGDSLARERVVAYNEADCVNLQPLADRMYCEMARVLTGSA
- a CDS encoding gluconokinase, with protein sequence MALKPQVIILIGVSGSGKTTIGFRLSRVLGWEFQDADDLHSADNLDKLTRGRALTDEDRRLWLKAIRQVIIGWVKQGRNGVLACSALKAGYRKTMIEGAADHVRFIYLKGDFALIEKRLALRRGHFMNRNLLASQFETLEEPVDAVTVDADHTPDEIVAHIRSNLSL
- a CDS encoding hydrogen peroxide-inducible genes activator gives rise to the protein MTLTVLRYIVAVAQERHFGRAAERCFISQPALSLAIQKLEEELNASLFERKKSEVTLTPLGEQIVQQAQRVLEEAEQITLIAAQGKNQLVGRLRLGAISTVGPYILPDLVTALHKRAPQMPLEIEENLTANLTRMLKSGKLDVILIALPFEEPGIISEALYDEPFKMVVPVTHPWAKRSEVDARELSGQDVLLPHAGHCFRQQVLDSCPDLSRSDAEGIQGNSLETIRQMVISGLGITVMPTSALTAKYQHKRLVAVPFIKPVPQRRIGLAWRRGFTRPAALEVIRHAMRTLKIPALTPISSS
- a CDS encoding PD40 domain-containing protein produces the protein MLFRRNSIFTVLLAIVYIVQAACSSGGDDSSAPSGPSGPAPAGPVAPTVTSSVNQGGVNEPLNLQLNASGTGPFTWELTTAQTSLPAGVTLQSSGLLSGTPTQEGQFPFSVKVTGQGGSTTKDLKLTTLGSTFRASVVNATTTPGPVAEANGASGADARSFDPGISADGRYVVFDSAASNLTPGLNPGGKLQVYLYDRLTGLVEMVSVSSTGTPGNENSIVATVSQDGNVVVFDSFANNLVAGDTNGSRDVFVRNRAANTTVRISQLASGEAPCPNPNPDCNSFDPSISDDGSVIAFGSLRQLAASDTDDEADVYLYTGSTTLTRLTPGVGGPPAGLAGSPSVSGNGRFVAFASAKENLIAGDTADGVSDIFVYTVGTGALRKISSAPGGTAANGNNFGPSISGDGRFIAFSSEASNLVSGDSNGFSDIFVVDTNASTPAPKLIVNLALNQGDGDSIFPSISRDGKLLAFDTTATNYDAASPDTNGVRDIYIVDRSCSVDFGTPPSGSCTFKRASIGSNNALGNNQSIFPALSGDGTYVAYFSDATNLIPDVGDTNGLRDAFVTKRQ
- a CDS encoding alpha/beta fold hydrolase, whose protein sequence is MSIVHVNGIPLNYRESGNGNGPTIVFAPSLIWSSDVYDELLGPLKDDFHIVALELHGHGQSGYRLDMTLEGITEEFSLLLKQLNLQRPAWLGCSIGGMIGMRLALAHPDVLDSLILVATSARPDPSQIKGATLHLWKMFRDGHRGDIADPALKLLFAARTFKECPDLIARCRGELIRTKDAAGMFAAALATINRTDISGEIHKIKTRTLVITGREDPAATPAQADFIETQIPGAEMAIIDDAGHMVALEKPGEVAKLVQGFLAKSQS